From the Alloalcanivorax dieselolei B5 genome, one window contains:
- a CDS encoding electron transfer flavoprotein subunit alpha/FixB family protein, giving the protein MSVLVYAEHDNATLNKVTLSVVAAAKELGGDVTVLVAGKGCGAVAEAAAKVDGVSKVLCADNDAYEHQLAENIADLVVELAGDYSHILAAATTTGKNFAPRVAALLDAPQISEISDVVDGDTFKRPIYAGNAIATVKCADAKKVLTVRGTSFDGVAEEGGSASVENVDVVKDAGISSFVGEELAKSDRPELTSADIVISGGRGMGNGDNFEILYKVADKLGAAVGASRAAVDAGFVPNDMQVGQTGKIVAPNLYIAVGISGAIQHLAGMKDSKVIVAINKDEEAPIFQVADYGLVADLFEAVPELDSKL; this is encoded by the coding sequence ATGAGTGTTTTAGTCTACGCCGAACACGATAACGCTACGCTCAATAAGGTTACCCTGAGCGTGGTTGCCGCCGCCAAGGAGCTCGGTGGCGACGTCACCGTCCTGGTTGCCGGTAAAGGTTGTGGCGCCGTGGCTGAAGCGGCCGCCAAGGTTGATGGCGTAAGCAAAGTGCTGTGCGCTGACAACGACGCCTACGAGCACCAGCTGGCGGAAAACATCGCCGACCTGGTGGTTGAGCTGGCCGGCGACTACAGCCACATCCTGGCCGCCGCCACCACCACCGGCAAGAACTTCGCGCCGCGCGTGGCCGCTCTGCTGGACGCTCCGCAGATCTCCGAAATCTCCGACGTGGTCGACGGCGACACCTTCAAGCGTCCGATCTACGCCGGTAACGCCATCGCCACCGTGAAATGCGCCGACGCCAAGAAAGTGCTCACCGTGCGTGGCACCTCCTTCGACGGCGTTGCCGAGGAAGGCGGTTCCGCCAGCGTTGAGAACGTTGACGTGGTCAAGGACGCCGGTATCTCCTCCTTCGTGGGTGAGGAACTGGCCAAGTCCGACCGTCCGGAACTGACCAGTGCCGACATCGTGATCTCCGGTGGCCGCGGCATGGGCAACGGCGACAACTTCGAAATCCTCTACAAAGTGGCCGACAAGCTTGGCGCCGCCGTGGGTGCATCCCGCGCCGCCGTTGACGCCGGTTTCGTGCCGAACGACATGCAGGTGGGTCAGACCGGTAAGATCGTTGCCCCGAACCTGTACATCGCCGTCGGTATCTCCGGTGCCATCCAGCACTTGGCGGGCATGAAGGATTCCAAAGTGATCGTGGCCATCAACAAGGACGAAGAAGCCCCCATCTTCCAGGTGGCGGACTACGGTCTGGTGGCGGATCTGTTCGAAGCGGTACCGGAGCTGGACAGCAAGCTCTGA
- a CDS encoding electron transfer flavoprotein subunit beta/FixA family protein: MKVLVPIKRVVDYNVKVRVKADNSGVDLANVKMAMNPFCEIAVEEAVRLKEKGVVTEIVAVSIGPKAAQEQLRTAMALGADRSILVETDEEVQPLGIAKALKAIVDEEKPELVILGKQAIDGDNNQTGQMLAALAGMPQGTFASEVNVADGKVKVTREIDGGLQTVELSLPAVVTTDLRLNEPRYASLPNIMKAKKKPLDVKAPADLGVDLTPRVTTEKVEMPPERSAGVKVGSVDELVDKLKNEAKVI, from the coding sequence ATGAAGGTTCTTGTACCCATCAAGCGAGTCGTTGACTACAACGTTAAGGTTCGCGTGAAGGCAGACAACTCCGGTGTTGATCTCGCCAATGTGAAAATGGCCATGAACCCCTTCTGTGAAATCGCTGTGGAAGAAGCGGTACGGCTGAAGGAAAAAGGCGTGGTTACCGAGATCGTTGCCGTGTCCATCGGTCCCAAGGCCGCCCAGGAACAACTGCGTACCGCCATGGCGCTGGGCGCGGACCGTTCGATTCTGGTGGAAACCGACGAGGAAGTTCAGCCTCTGGGTATCGCCAAGGCCCTCAAAGCCATCGTTGATGAAGAAAAGCCGGAGTTGGTCATCCTCGGCAAACAGGCCATCGACGGTGACAACAACCAGACCGGTCAGATGCTGGCGGCTCTGGCCGGCATGCCGCAAGGCACCTTCGCTTCCGAAGTGAACGTGGCCGACGGCAAGGTGAAAGTGACCCGTGAAATCGACGGCGGTCTGCAAACCGTTGAGCTGAGCCTGCCGGCGGTGGTGACCACCGATCTGCGCCTCAACGAGCCGCGCTACGCTTCCCTGCCGAACATCATGAAAGCCAAGAAGAAGCCGCTGGACGTGAAAGCCCCGGCTGATCTGGGCGTTGACCTGACTCCGCGCGTCACCACCGAGAAGGTGGAAATGCCGCCGGAACGCAGTGCCGGTGTCAAGGTGGGCTCCGTTGATGAGCTGGTGGATAAACTGAAAAACGAAGCGAAGGTGATCTGA
- a CDS encoding electron transfer flavoprotein-ubiquinone oxidoreductase, which translates to MERESMEVDVVIVGAGPSGLATACRLGQIAQESGQELSVVVVEKGSEVGAHILSGAVLEPRALNELFPNWKELGAPLNAAVTDDEIFYLTGAEKGSKVPNLFVPKTMHNEGNYVVSLGNVCRWLAEQAEGLGIEIFPGFAASEILYNEDGSVKGIATGDFGIDHNGEKKDGYMPGMELHAKYTVFSEGCRGHLGKQLMEKFNLREGTDPQHYGIGIKELWEIDPSKHRKGLVIHTAGWPLTESGSPGGGFLYHLENNQVTLGLITDLAYSNPHVSPFDEMQRWKTHPEIKKFLEGGKRLSYGARAIAKGGLQSLPKMTFPGGLLVGCDAGTLNFAKIKGSHTAMKSGMIAAELLAEAIKNGQSHDELVAYKDAFANSWIHEELHQQRNFGPAQHKFGNLIGSAFAFVDINLLNGKLPITMRDTTPDHDTLKPADQCKKIDYPKPDGKITFNKLDSVFLSNTNHEEDQPCHLQLKDPSIPIEYNLPKYNEPAQRYCPAGVYEVVEDENSGEKRFQINAQNCVHCKTCDIKDPTQNINWVAPEGTGGPNYPNM; encoded by the coding sequence GTGGAACGCGAATCTATGGAAGTCGACGTTGTCATCGTCGGCGCCGGTCCGTCCGGTCTCGCAACCGCCTGCCGCCTGGGTCAGATCGCCCAGGAAAGCGGACAGGAACTCAGTGTGGTCGTAGTGGAAAAAGGTTCCGAAGTCGGCGCACATATTCTTTCCGGTGCGGTACTGGAACCTCGTGCCCTGAATGAACTGTTCCCCAATTGGAAGGAACTGGGCGCCCCCCTGAACGCTGCCGTCACCGATGATGAAATCTTCTATCTCACCGGTGCCGAGAAAGGCTCCAAAGTGCCCAACCTGTTCGTGCCGAAGACCATGCACAACGAGGGCAACTACGTTGTTTCCCTGGGCAACGTCTGCCGTTGGCTGGCGGAACAGGCCGAGGGCCTGGGCATCGAGATCTTCCCGGGGTTCGCCGCCAGCGAAATCCTCTATAACGAAGATGGTTCGGTAAAAGGCATCGCCACCGGCGATTTCGGCATCGACCACAACGGCGAGAAAAAAGACGGCTACATGCCGGGCATGGAGCTGCACGCCAAGTACACCGTTTTCTCCGAAGGCTGCCGCGGCCATCTCGGCAAGCAGTTGATGGAAAAATTCAATCTGCGTGAAGGCACGGATCCCCAGCACTACGGCATCGGCATCAAGGAGCTGTGGGAAATTGATCCGTCCAAGCACCGTAAGGGCCTGGTGATACACACCGCCGGCTGGCCGCTGACCGAGTCCGGATCTCCGGGCGGTGGTTTCCTCTATCACCTCGAGAACAATCAGGTCACCCTGGGTCTGATCACCGATCTGGCCTACTCCAACCCGCACGTCTCTCCGTTCGATGAGATGCAGCGTTGGAAGACCCATCCGGAAATCAAGAAATTCCTGGAAGGCGGCAAACGTCTCAGCTATGGCGCCCGCGCCATCGCCAAGGGCGGCCTGCAATCCCTGCCGAAGATGACCTTCCCCGGCGGTCTGCTGGTGGGCTGTGATGCCGGCACCCTGAACTTCGCCAAGATCAAGGGCTCCCACACCGCCATGAAGTCCGGCATGATCGCCGCCGAACTGCTGGCCGAAGCGATCAAGAACGGTCAGAGCCATGATGAACTGGTGGCTTACAAGGACGCCTTCGCGAACAGCTGGATTCACGAAGAGCTGCACCAGCAGCGCAACTTCGGACCGGCCCAGCACAAGTTCGGCAATCTGATCGGTTCCGCCTTCGCCTTCGTGGATATCAACCTGCTCAACGGCAAGCTGCCGATCACCATGCGCGATACCACCCCGGATCACGACACCCTGAAACCGGCGGATCAGTGCAAGAAGATCGACTACCCGAAACCGGACGGCAAGATCACCTTCAATAAACTGGACTCGGTGTTCCTCTCCAACACCAACCATGAAGAGGATCAGCCCTGCCACCTGCAGTTGAAGGATCCCAGCATCCCGATCGAGTACAACCTGCCCAAGTACAACGAACCGGCGCAACGCTATTGCCCGGCCGGCGTGTACGAAGTGGTGGAGGACGAGAACTCGGGCGAGAAGCGCTTCCAGATCAACGCGCAGAACTGTGTGCACTGCAAGACCTGCGACATCAAGGACCCGACCCAGAACATCAACTGGGTGGCTCCGGAAGGCACCGGCGGCCCGAACTATCCCAATATGTAA
- a CDS encoding LysR family transcriptional regulator, with protein sequence MDLPLLDIDVIRSFVAIAESGGFSRAAATVHRTPSALSMQIKRLEEMLDQPLFIREARQVRLTPQGEALLGYARRLLKLNEETVGHFLKPALTGQVRLGSPDDVGTRILPRVLARFARTHPAVQVDVLAGRSVDLVQRLNDGDLDMTLVTVGNDGLEPTLGEVVHSEPLVWAGRDGGLAVQRQPLPLSLANQGCAWRRVALAALDHAGIDYRIAYSSEHCAGQEAAMLADLAVAPFPHSLVKPPLRRLDNEAGLPELGHYQIALVRGAAGPAHDALAEQVKAAFRDYR encoded by the coding sequence ATGGACCTGCCGTTGCTCGATATCGATGTAATCCGGAGTTTCGTCGCCATCGCCGAAAGTGGCGGTTTCAGCCGCGCGGCGGCGACCGTGCATCGCACCCCCTCCGCCCTGAGCATGCAGATCAAGCGACTGGAAGAAATGCTGGATCAGCCGTTGTTCATCCGTGAGGCGCGGCAAGTGAGGCTCACGCCCCAGGGCGAGGCGCTGCTCGGTTACGCCCGCCGGCTGCTGAAACTCAATGAGGAAACCGTCGGACATTTTCTTAAGCCGGCGCTGACCGGCCAGGTACGGCTGGGCTCGCCGGACGATGTCGGCACCCGCATTCTGCCACGGGTGCTGGCGCGTTTCGCCCGTACCCACCCGGCGGTGCAGGTGGATGTGTTGGCCGGGCGCAGTGTGGATCTGGTACAGCGACTCAATGACGGCGATCTGGATATGACGTTGGTGACCGTGGGGAACGATGGCCTGGAGCCGACTCTGGGGGAAGTGGTGCACAGCGAGCCGCTGGTGTGGGCCGGTCGCGATGGCGGTTTGGCGGTGCAGCGCCAGCCCTTGCCGTTGTCTCTGGCCAATCAGGGGTGTGCCTGGCGCCGTGTGGCCTTGGCGGCGCTGGATCACGCCGGCATTGATTACCGGATCGCCTACAGCAGCGAACATTGCGCCGGCCAGGAGGCCGCCATGCTGGCGGATCTGGCCGTGGCACCGTTCCCACACAGTCTGGTGAAGCCGCCGTTACGACGGTTGGACAATGAAGCCGGGTTGCCAGAGCTGGGCCACTACCAGATCGCGCTGGTGCGTGGCGCCGCCGGCCCCGCCCATGACGCCCTGGCGGAGCAGGTGAAAGCGGCGTTCCGGGATTATCGTTAA
- a CDS encoding bifunctional GNAT family N-acetyltransferase/carbon-nitrogen hydrolase family protein: MAEESTRLRLRQLTAEDYPALARLMNQVYHDIGGAWSEDTIKALIRVFPEGQLVIDDNDELVAAALTIKVDYDRFSNPHRYEDLITDDKIRSHSRKGDALYGLDVFVDPEYRGYRLGRRLYEARKELCRDENLRAILAGGRLPGYNDQADKMSVTEYISQVESRAIYDPILTFQLSNGFDVKRLLTKYLPEDESSRGYATLLEWDNILYQPDEDGEWPRRSTVRIGVVQRRMRAARSVEDLLGQVEFFVDSLSDYRADFAVLPEFFSAPLMGLKPELNSVEAVRYLASFTDEVRDAMADMAVSYNINIIGGSMPVEENGRMYNVAYLMRRDGSVEEQRKIHITPHERKDWAIQGGNELRIFDTDAGRIGILICYDVEFPELGRLLAEQGMEILFVPFWTDTKNGYLRIRHCAQARAIENECYVAISGSIGNLPRVDNVDIQYAQSAVFSPSDFYFPHDGIISESVPNTEMLLFADVDLEKLKLLHSEGSVTNLRDRRGDLYDLTWKGLRALD; encoded by the coding sequence ATGGCGGAAGAAAGCACCCGTTTGCGGCTGCGGCAGTTGACCGCGGAAGATTACCCGGCGCTGGCCCGGTTGATGAATCAGGTCTACCACGACATTGGTGGCGCCTGGTCGGAAGACACCATCAAGGCCCTGATCCGCGTGTTCCCGGAAGGGCAACTGGTGATCGATGACAATGATGAATTGGTGGCGGCGGCCCTGACCATCAAGGTGGACTACGACCGCTTTTCCAATCCGCACCGCTATGAGGACCTGATCACCGACGACAAGATCCGCTCCCACAGCCGCAAAGGGGATGCGCTGTACGGTCTGGATGTGTTTGTCGATCCGGAATATCGCGGCTACCGGCTCGGCCGTCGTCTTTACGAAGCGCGCAAGGAATTGTGCCGTGACGAAAACCTGCGGGCGATTCTCGCCGGGGGACGGTTACCCGGCTATAACGATCAGGCCGACAAGATGTCGGTGACCGAGTACATCTCCCAGGTGGAAAGCCGGGCCATCTATGACCCGATCCTGACTTTCCAGCTGTCCAACGGTTTCGACGTCAAACGGCTGTTGACCAAGTACCTGCCCGAGGACGAAAGCTCCCGTGGCTACGCCACGTTGCTGGAATGGGACAACATCCTCTATCAGCCGGACGAGGACGGGGAATGGCCGCGACGTTCCACCGTGCGTATCGGTGTGGTGCAGCGCCGTATGCGCGCCGCCCGCTCGGTGGAGGATCTGCTCGGCCAGGTCGAGTTCTTCGTCGACTCGTTGTCCGATTACCGCGCCGATTTCGCCGTCCTGCCGGAATTTTTCAGCGCGCCGCTGATGGGACTGAAACCGGAACTCAACTCGGTGGAGGCGGTGCGTTATCTGGCCAGCTTTACCGATGAAGTCCGCGATGCCATGGCGGACATGGCGGTCAGTTACAACATCAACATCATCGGCGGTTCCATGCCGGTGGAAGAGAATGGCCGCATGTACAATGTGGCCTATCTGATGCGCCGCGACGGTTCCGTGGAAGAGCAGCGCAAAATCCACATTACCCCCCATGAACGCAAGGATTGGGCGATCCAGGGTGGCAATGAACTGCGTATTTTCGACACCGATGCCGGCCGTATCGGCATTCTGATCTGCTATGACGTGGAGTTCCCGGAGCTGGGCCGGTTGCTGGCGGAGCAGGGCATGGAAATTCTGTTCGTGCCGTTCTGGACCGACACCAAGAATGGTTATCTGCGGATACGCCACTGCGCTCAGGCGCGGGCCATCGAGAACGAATGCTACGTGGCCATTTCCGGCAGCATCGGCAATCTGCCCCGGGTGGATAACGTGGACATTCAGTACGCCCAGTCCGCGGTATTCTCCCCCAGCGATTTCTACTTTCCCCACGACGGCATCATCAGTGAGTCCGTGCCGAATACGGAAATGCTGTTGTTCGCCGATGTGGATCTGGAAAAGCTCAAGCTGCTGCACAGTGAAGGCTCGGTGACCAACCTGCGCGACCGCCGTGGAGATCTGTACGATCTGACCTGGAAAGGACTCAGAGCGCTGGACTGA
- the cobB gene encoding Sir2 family NAD+-dependent deacetylase, whose amino-acid sequence MQEKIVILTGAGISAESGIRTFRDNGGLWEEHRIEEVATPEAFQRDPVKVHQFYNQRRRQLHGPAIAPNPAHQALARLEAALPDQVLLVTQNVDNLHERAGSRNLIHMHGELCKARCRTTDGLVTVDDELSTGLACPLCGVPGCLRPHVVWFGEMPLEMDRIYAALAGCERFISIGTSGNVYPAASFVAEARASGAHTVELNLEPSEQLSTFHEHHHGPATQQVPEYVEGLIKEYG is encoded by the coding sequence ATGCAGGAAAAGATTGTAATACTTACCGGTGCCGGAATCTCCGCGGAGTCCGGTATCCGCACCTTTCGCGACAACGGCGGCCTATGGGAGGAACACCGTATCGAGGAGGTGGCGACGCCGGAAGCGTTCCAGCGCGACCCGGTGAAAGTGCATCAGTTCTACAATCAGCGGCGCCGGCAACTGCACGGTCCGGCCATTGCCCCCAATCCCGCGCATCAGGCCCTGGCCCGGCTGGAAGCCGCCCTGCCCGATCAGGTGCTGCTGGTCACCCAGAACGTGGACAACCTGCACGAACGCGCCGGCAGTCGCAACCTGATCCATATGCACGGGGAGCTGTGCAAAGCCCGCTGCCGCACCACCGATGGCCTGGTGACCGTGGACGACGAGCTGAGCACCGGGCTGGCCTGCCCGCTGTGCGGGGTGCCCGGCTGTCTGCGGCCCCACGTGGTGTGGTTCGGTGAGATGCCCCTGGAGATGGACCGGATCTACGCGGCGCTGGCCGGCTGTGAGCGGTTCATCAGCATCGGCACCAGCGGCAACGTCTACCCCGCCGCCAGCTTCGTCGCCGAGGCCCGCGCCAGCGGCGCCCACACGGTGGAGCTGAACCTGGAACCCTCGGAGCAGCTCAGCACCTTCCACGAACACCACCACGGCCCCGCCACGCAACAGGTGCCGGAGTATGTGGAGGGGTTGATTAAGGAATACGGGTAA
- a CDS encoding 3-deoxy-7-phosphoheptulonate synthase, whose protein sequence is MSQIRQVDDLNIESQQVLITPRALKEKLPLSDAARDAVVGGRQVIRDILDRKDPRLFVVIGPCSIHDPKAALEYASRLKALAEEVDDALFLVLRVYFEKPRTTVGWKGLINDPHMNDSFKVEEGLHIARRLLLDVAELGLPAATEALDPTTPQYLQDLIAWSAIGARTTESQTHREMSSGLSSPVGFKNGTDGSLDVAVNAMLSVQYPHRFLGIDPDGRVALTTTRGNPYAHVVLRGGGGKPNYDSVSVALAEGALHKAGVSTNIMVDCSHANSNKDPSLQPLVMENIGNQILEGNTSIVGLMVESHLNEGNQKIPENLDDLQYGVSVTDGCIGWQTTEDAVRALANKVRDVLPRRDR, encoded by the coding sequence ATGAGCCAGATACGACAGGTAGACGATCTCAATATCGAGTCCCAGCAGGTGTTGATCACGCCACGGGCGCTCAAGGAAAAGTTGCCTCTGAGCGACGCCGCCCGGGACGCGGTGGTCGGCGGCCGGCAGGTGATTCGTGACATTCTCGACCGCAAGGACCCGCGGCTGTTCGTGGTCATCGGGCCCTGCTCCATCCATGATCCGAAAGCGGCTTTGGAATACGCCAGTCGCCTCAAAGCCCTGGCCGAGGAAGTCGACGATGCCCTGTTCCTGGTATTGCGGGTCTATTTCGAGAAGCCCCGCACCACCGTGGGCTGGAAGGGTCTGATCAACGACCCGCACATGAACGACTCCTTCAAGGTGGAGGAAGGGCTGCACATTGCCCGTCGTCTGCTGCTGGACGTGGCCGAACTGGGCCTGCCGGCGGCCACCGAGGCACTGGACCCGACCACGCCGCAGTATCTGCAGGATTTGATCGCCTGGTCCGCCATTGGCGCCCGCACCACCGAGTCCCAGACCCACCGGGAAATGTCCTCCGGTCTGTCCAGCCCGGTGGGCTTTAAGAACGGCACCGACGGCAGCCTGGATGTGGCGGTGAACGCCATGCTCAGCGTGCAGTACCCGCACCGCTTCCTGGGCATCGACCCGGACGGCCGCGTGGCGCTGACCACCACCCGTGGCAACCCCTACGCCCATGTGGTGCTGCGTGGTGGCGGCGGCAAGCCCAATTACGATTCGGTGTCCGTGGCCCTGGCCGAAGGCGCCCTGCACAAGGCCGGCGTTTCCACCAACATCATGGTGGACTGCTCCCACGCCAACTCCAACAAGGATCCGAGCCTGCAGCCGCTGGTGATGGAAAACATCGGCAACCAGATTCTCGAGGGCAACACCTCCATCGTCGGTCTGATGGTCGAGTCCCACCTCAACGAAGGGAATCAGAAAATCCCCGAGAACCTGGATGATCTGCAATACGGCGTTTCCGTCACCGACGGCTGCATCGGCTGGCAGACCACCGAGGACGCCGTGCGCGCCCTGGCCAACAAGGTCCGTGACGTACTGCCGCGGCGCGACCGCTGA
- a CDS encoding redoxin domain-containing protein, which yields MIVNNSQGATMIGMALARRGRRKGTVSRAVVVPTDGVGNGDGKRHVMRRIRAFLIAVHPVVAAVICCHAFWMAVSQRHWIWLGPLLVNAPTLSLAVWLVRRGRSGCGSQLPVVLLCAWLGSAWTLLGTLSLDDPQPLAWIYTAIGLVGLAACLLWYFPQYRERNDGPRPGQRLPVLTFQDLRGNAVSSTALRGAPAVLLFHRSDWCPKSVELLRLLARHRGALGRRGARIVLISADSDARSCRMADRLGVPLERWIDPDLAAARQLQLLDPGGTPLGLELLGHQSDTVDPTVIIIDSLGDIRYVDKAGNSRYRSEPVTFLRVLDSAVPASR from the coding sequence ATGATAGTCAACAATAGCCAGGGGGCGACAATGATCGGTATGGCATTGGCGCGGCGAGGGCGACGCAAGGGGACGGTGTCGCGGGCTGTGGTGGTGCCCACGGACGGGGTTGGAAATGGGGATGGCAAGCGGCACGTGATGAGACGGATCCGGGCTTTCCTGATTGCCGTGCATCCAGTGGTGGCTGCGGTGATCTGCTGCCATGCTTTCTGGATGGCGGTTTCCCAGCGTCACTGGATTTGGCTTGGCCCTTTGCTGGTCAATGCACCGACCTTGTCGCTGGCGGTGTGGCTGGTGCGGCGCGGCCGTTCCGGCTGTGGTTCGCAACTGCCGGTGGTGTTGCTGTGCGCCTGGCTCGGCAGTGCCTGGACCTTGCTCGGCACCCTGTCGCTGGATGATCCCCAGCCTCTGGCCTGGATTTACACGGCAATTGGCCTGGTCGGACTGGCGGCCTGCCTGCTTTGGTATTTCCCTCAATACCGGGAACGCAACGACGGGCCCCGCCCCGGTCAGCGGTTGCCGGTGCTGACGTTTCAGGATTTGCGCGGCAATGCCGTATCCTCCACCGCATTGCGGGGCGCCCCGGCGGTACTGTTATTTCATCGCAGCGACTGGTGCCCCAAAAGCGTGGAGCTGTTGCGTCTGCTGGCGCGGCATCGTGGTGCCCTGGGGCGCCGCGGTGCCCGTATCGTTCTGATTAGCGCCGACAGCGATGCCCGCTCCTGCCGCATGGCGGACCGGCTCGGTGTACCGCTTGAACGTTGGATCGATCCGGATCTTGCCGCTGCCCGGCAACTGCAATTGCTGGATCCCGGCGGCACCCCTTTGGGGCTGGAACTGCTGGGGCATCAATCCGATACCGTGGACCCCACGGTGATCATCATCGACAGCCTGGGTGATATCCGCTACGTGGACAAGGCCGGGAATTCCCGTTACCGGTCCGAGCCGGTGACCTTTCTCAGGGTGCTGGACAGCGCGGTGCCCGCATCGCGGTAG
- a CDS encoding ion transporter: MSSQSPSRRERWRHIIFGTDTPAGQRFDVLLIIAILSSVAAVMLDSVQSIHQHYGDWLYGVEWFFTLLFTGEYLIRLWVSDRPLRYARSFFGVVDLLSVVPTYISLLVPGANYLLTIRALRVLRIFRIMKLAALMSEANQLGLALARTRRKIGIFMFSVLVVIIIFGSLIYVVEGPSNGFTSIPRSIYWAIVTVTTVGYGDISPQTPLGQAVASMAMITGYAIIAVPTGIVTAEISAAHIARRYERECPNCHRHDHDPDARFCKQCGTGLPKPGDDTP, encoded by the coding sequence ATGTCGTCCCAGTCCCCATCCCGGCGTGAGCGTTGGCGCCACATTATCTTCGGTACGGATACCCCGGCGGGCCAACGTTTTGACGTCTTGCTGATCATCGCCATTCTCAGCAGCGTTGCCGCCGTCATGCTGGACAGCGTGCAGAGCATCCATCAGCATTATGGCGACTGGTTGTATGGCGTGGAATGGTTCTTCACTTTGCTGTTCACTGGCGAGTACCTGATTCGCCTTTGGGTAAGTGATCGGCCGCTACGCTACGCGCGCAGTTTCTTCGGCGTGGTCGATCTGCTTTCCGTGGTCCCCACCTACATCAGCCTGTTGGTGCCCGGCGCCAACTATCTGCTTACCATTCGCGCTCTGCGAGTGCTGAGAATCTTCCGCATCATGAAACTGGCGGCGCTGATGAGCGAAGCCAACCAGCTTGGCCTGGCGCTGGCCCGCACACGCCGCAAGATCGGCATTTTCATGTTCTCGGTGCTGGTGGTGATCATCATCTTCGGCAGTCTGATCTACGTGGTCGAAGGGCCAAGCAACGGCTTCACCAGTATTCCGCGCAGCATCTATTGGGCCATCGTCACCGTGACCACGGTGGGCTACGGTGATATCTCACCGCAGACGCCCCTCGGCCAGGCCGTGGCGTCCATGGCGATGATCACCGGCTACGCCATCATCGCCGTGCCCACCGGCATCGTCACCGCGGAAATCTCCGCCGCGCACATTGCCCGCCGCTATGAACGGGAATGCCCCAACTGCCACCGTCATGACCACGATCCGGACGCCCGCTTCTGCAAGCAATGCGGTACCGGTTTGCCCAAGCCCGGCGACGACACGCCCTGA
- the nirD gene encoding nitrite reductase small subunit NirD, producing MNSSVTLEWKAVCKVDEILPGTGVGVRLPEGQAALFRTRDGQLHALDNMDPFSRANVISRGLLGSLGGTRVVASPLYKQHFCLETGKCLEDETVSLTVYPVRQRGELVEVAVG from the coding sequence ATGAACAGTTCCGTTACCCTGGAATGGAAAGCGGTCTGCAAAGTGGACGAGATTCTGCCCGGTACCGGTGTCGGGGTGCGTCTGCCCGAGGGGCAGGCGGCGCTGTTTCGCACCCGTGACGGTCAACTCCATGCGCTGGATAACATGGACCCGTTCAGCCGCGCCAATGTGATCAGCCGTGGCCTGCTGGGCTCCCTGGGCGGCACCAGGGTGGTGGCATCACCGCTGTACAAGCAGCACTTCTGTCTGGAAACCGGGAAGTGCCTGGAGGACGAGACGGTATCCCTGACCGTGTATCCGGTCCGGCAGCGCGGCGAACTGGTGGAAGTCGCCGTCGGCTGA